From Miscanthus floridulus cultivar M001 chromosome 15, ASM1932011v1, whole genome shotgun sequence, the proteins below share one genomic window:
- the LOC136507483 gene encoding uncharacterized protein: MAVPNYTYLKLKMLGPSGVITVGTSFQHAYECEVECCDHAMIIVASGELTTIRKEVTKEAPDPKRSTGSFEPTKGSKKVLIDLGSPEGKVVRIGTTLSSK; encoded by the coding sequence atggctgtccccaactacacctacctcaagctgaagatgttggGCCCCAGTGGGGTTatcaccgttggcacctccttccagcatgcctacgagtgcgaggtcgagtgctgcgatcacGCCATGATAATCGTTGCCTCCGGAGAGCTCACGACCATTaggaaggaggtcaccaaagaagcgccTGACCCTAAGAGGTCGACAGGGTCTTTCGAGCCAACGAAGGGCTCCAAGAAGGTCCTCATAGATCTCGGTAGCCCTGAGGGcaaggtggtgcgcattggcaccacgctttcctctaaatag